From one Ignavibacteria bacterium genomic stretch:
- a CDS encoding OmpA family protein: protein MYSLYYTKEHIQRLVCLCTLLFVVVCGMFAAPQELFRIGLTGSAGLNMHNGTLTTNDGLLECGKFTDATTPGWTVGNSFWYPLTENIVFNPRLQYWKADGVFTAPNDVQPNVALPNGTLVRMNSEYRVSTSLDYINLDLLALWYPIERLFLGFGPQVGCNLRAAFEQTETILEPSFLEFTQGGRERTFLSSSFAQNNTSANLRIAVSALAGYDIPTTADLVISPEIGYTYGFTNILNTSDWSVHYLHAGVTVAWSVKSAPEPLPAQPTPPADAKPVIVAEAARPVRSMSVDVSGKMSDGSIIPGADILIHEERIGDVAPLLPFVFFDAGSASVPARYKEFAGMSFDERMLQDSILGLYHNLLNIVGSRLRLYPDANLVIQGFCEPLDGETDTTLALQRARSVKDFLANSWRISESRIQIKSGTLPAVVSNRAAQDGREENRRAELSSADPRILAPIQLAFTKRNVEPRELVIKPVFSTQDDIAEKEARLIMNGNQVGSSIPISGAEAVWTVNAGSLTEVLGVKNSVTGEVNVSVRYSDGQTDARSSLMSVRRIVQSRRYSNELVRDSVIERFRLIFFDFDKPVISSFNKSILDLIRSRMRTNSAIRITGFTDRMGSVPYNTELSRRRAEAIEADIKQRIVPNHVSLQAAGPTLIYNNELPEGRWYNRTVLIEIATPAEE from the coding sequence ATGTATTCGTTGTACTACACTAAGGAGCACATTCAACGACTGGTGTGCTTGTGTACGTTGTTGTTTGTTGTTGTATGCGGCATGTTTGCTGCCCCACAGGAATTATTCCGAATCGGGCTTACCGGGTCAGCGGGTCTCAACATGCACAATGGAACGCTGACTACCAATGACGGTCTGTTGGAATGCGGAAAATTTACTGATGCTACAACTCCCGGGTGGACAGTAGGCAACAGCTTCTGGTATCCGTTAACGGAGAATATTGTATTTAACCCACGACTGCAATACTGGAAGGCCGACGGGGTGTTCACGGCTCCGAATGATGTACAGCCAAATGTTGCCCTACCCAACGGTACACTGGTTAGAATGAACAGTGAGTACCGTGTTTCTACATCGCTTGACTATATCAACCTGGACTTGCTTGCATTATGGTATCCAATCGAGCGGCTGTTCCTGGGATTCGGGCCACAGGTTGGGTGCAATCTTCGTGCAGCTTTTGAGCAGACAGAGACAATTCTTGAACCATCATTCCTTGAGTTTACGCAGGGAGGACGGGAACGTACATTCCTTTCTTCCAGCTTTGCTCAGAACAATACAAGTGCAAATCTGCGTATCGCTGTATCCGCTCTGGCCGGTTATGATATACCGACAACAGCAGATCTTGTAATATCACCCGAAATTGGTTATACCTACGGATTTACAAATATCCTTAATACATCTGACTGGAGCGTCCATTACCTGCATGCCGGTGTAACAGTAGCCTGGTCAGTGAAGTCCGCACCCGAGCCGCTTCCTGCTCAGCCTACACCTCCGGCTGACGCAAAACCTGTCATCGTTGCAGAGGCAGCCAGGCCGGTTCGGTCAATGTCAGTTGATGTAAGCGGGAAGATGTCGGATGGAAGCATAATACCCGGTGCCGACATCCTGATTCACGAAGAGCGTATAGGCGATGTAGCACCATTGCTGCCATTCGTGTTTTTTGATGCTGGATCTGCCAGTGTGCCGGCTCGTTACAAAGAATTTGCAGGAATGAGTTTTGATGAACGGATGCTGCAGGATAGTATTCTGGGCTTGTATCACAACCTCCTGAACATCGTGGGATCACGTTTACGCCTGTATCCAGATGCCAACCTCGTGATTCAGGGATTCTGTGAACCCCTGGATGGTGAAACCGACACAACCCTTGCATTGCAGAGAGCACGGTCCGTAAAAGATTTTCTTGCCAATTCATGGAGAATAAGCGAATCACGAATTCAAATAAAGTCCGGTACACTGCCGGCCGTGGTTTCCAATCGTGCAGCGCAGGACGGAAGGGAAGAAAACCGTCGTGCTGAACTTTCAAGTGCTGATCCCCGGATTCTGGCACCCATTCAATTGGCATTCACAAAACGGAACGTGGAACCTCGTGAACTTGTTATTAAGCCCGTGTTCTCGACTCAGGATGATATCGCAGAGAAGGAAGCTCGGCTTATCATGAACGGGAATCAGGTTGGAAGCAGTATCCCGATATCCGGTGCTGAAGCAGTGTGGACGGTGAATGCGGGCAGTTTAACAGAAGTTCTGGGTGTGAAGAACTCCGTAACAGGTGAAGTGAATGTTTCAGTTCGGTATTCTGACGGGCAGACCGATGCCAGAAGCTCACTGATGAGCGTGCGTCGTATTGTTCAAAGCCGTCGCTACTCAAATGAGCTTGTGCGCGATAGTGTGATTGAACGATTTCGGCTAATCTTTTTCGACTTTGACAAACCAGTGATAAGCAGCTTTAATAAATCGATTTTAGATCTCATTCGGAGTAGGATGCGAACTAATTCGGCTATTCGGATTACCGGTTTTACTGACAGAATGGGCAGTGTACCGTACAACACTGAACTATCGCGGCGTAGAGCCGAAGCCATCGAAGCAGATATTAAGCAACGCATTGTTCCGAATCATGTTAGCTTACAGGCTGCCGGCCCCACATTAATCTACAATAATGAGTTGCCCGAAGGCAGGTGGTACAACCGTACCGTACTCATCGAAATTGCAACCCCGGCGGAGGAATAA
- a CDS encoding choice-of-anchor D domain-containing protein, whose protein sequence is MKALTIASLYVVVACVVLGNSAGAQTMLELNDQLPPYLLSARLLNNGHFSITTNYTTDTTKTLIYREDGAGNRPVNYTSHVHIKIDDVVYQLPYEIDRTTDLPPPPNPLIVQDLFRDTVQGRPRINTRLLAIPSAGDSVKLVFTMEPVQRPSGGFIRLSVRVDNSGIVPHSIGVLMLVDTKIGKNDRAPIGTAFGYSGIESQYRRNTAPGIPEFWIALEGTPLAPGLTARGNLRASELIEPDRFLFGNWVDDNSTGIPGLYKVMWDERIPSGLSFTDSAILLLWEQQKLAARTRKLLAATEIGLVDSLSVSFGTGGGGGGSGGGGGGSLGVAGPGGCMRVATVIEDTCGKAGYSPYAPDTVTSLFLVTNTGQNLLNNVRVELGALPAGIRPLVQTTQVIPAALTVDQTGVGLASFEVVPRLYDQTYTIPIAFMANASDTILQSTVCVIVPGILGKIDGANTVTLPVCPGNRDTFDIPVKLDGIRCLPMYRATVIAPSGAPASIVGPLPVLPANGSASVQIESAPLSEQQTDVYVQIVVRDWESLAPGDTTWVELIDTVKVTIVGKHAEVQALTAGDTLVLPRICVRDTMVDSMQIQNVGGCDATITNARLSNDAGGVFTLNTKTVIPQTIARGARGQLFVQASSAIAGTFVGEIEFSSPAKPVVIRVPVKIEVDKPAYSVQGDTLYMDTICTNATTAKSFDLANITGCDILIDSVRILGTDPAAISPQTSFLVGPKSTLSISVAVTPVVQGAWTSTFRIFSAEGGNRDITVVGYSADKSLNVTDSIYMGRQRVSQNMVYVLDSVVISNNSQTPLTITGVQYGGQNPTDATLELPGGQPWPITILPLQGQTCFVTSRTQGIGERRTLAILQTREQLCAPILPVTIVQYGVQPLLDIERHDIQKGSVCYGGVADTTVTIRNLGNEALSINKITCTGSNAFTLPEPLPIRLDSGEEKQLAIRLSPTRIGPDACECTVQTNADWFTVQDTTLRIGIVGVVCGTLWADTVDAMVGTVSEIPIYLQPDERTTLTQDSLFAVLASQGTLTEFEVRTDSSMARFTTDIQGLISGTVQPVPGSAYVSGVPAVTGTVNELARLSADILLGSRLRSPIIIKLNTIAGGYFDIRTKDGLLRADYCAFDQRRVTPVQQGVQLYTYGADVSLIGFESGTVLVQWHTLQGDLLSSQEMSVSAGETVSVPVPNNSHGVLFVTVTGTNGVVQRSAVVHLH, encoded by the coding sequence ATGAAAGCGCTGACAATAGCTTCTCTGTATGTGGTTGTTGCATGTGTGGTACTGGGCAATTCGGCCGGTGCACAAACCATGCTGGAACTTAACGATCAGTTGCCGCCGTATTTACTGAGTGCCAGACTCCTAAACAATGGACATTTTTCGATAACGACAAACTATACTACAGATACCACCAAGACACTGATATACCGGGAAGACGGTGCAGGGAATCGTCCGGTTAACTATACCTCGCACGTTCATATTAAAATTGATGATGTGGTTTACCAGCTGCCGTACGAAATTGACAGGACAACTGACCTACCGCCGCCACCCAACCCCCTTATTGTTCAGGATTTATTTCGGGATACCGTCCAGGGCAGACCAAGGATAAATACCAGACTTCTGGCAATACCATCCGCCGGCGACAGCGTGAAACTGGTTTTTACGATGGAGCCGGTGCAGCGTCCCAGTGGCGGCTTTATCCGCTTATCGGTTCGTGTTGACAATTCCGGGATTGTACCGCACTCAATAGGTGTGCTGATGCTTGTTGATACCAAGATTGGGAAGAACGACAGAGCACCAATCGGAACGGCATTCGGCTACAGCGGGATCGAATCGCAGTATCGCAGAAATACAGCACCCGGAATTCCGGAGTTTTGGATTGCACTGGAAGGAACGCCGCTGGCACCCGGCCTGACGGCGCGTGGTAACCTTCGGGCAAGTGAACTTATTGAGCCCGACCGGTTTTTGTTTGGTAACTGGGTTGACGATAACAGTACAGGTATTCCCGGGCTGTACAAAGTTATGTGGGACGAGCGGATTCCATCGGGATTAAGCTTTACTGACAGTGCAATTTTACTTCTGTGGGAGCAACAAAAGCTTGCTGCACGAACGCGAAAACTGCTCGCTGCAACCGAAATTGGTTTGGTTGATTCGCTCTCGGTTTCGTTTGGAACCGGTGGCGGTGGTGGTGGTAGTGGTGGCGGGGGCGGGGGTAGCCTTGGTGTTGCCGGACCCGGAGGGTGTATGCGTGTTGCCACCGTGATAGAGGATACCTGTGGGAAGGCCGGATATTCACCGTATGCCCCTGATACCGTTACCAGTTTATTCCTGGTTACAAACACTGGCCAGAACCTGTTAAACAATGTTAGAGTTGAGCTGGGTGCTTTGCCGGCAGGAATTAGGCCCCTTGTTCAGACAACACAGGTAATTCCGGCGGCTCTTACTGTTGATCAAACTGGTGTTGGTCTGGCCTCATTCGAAGTTGTCCCCAGATTGTATGACCAAACCTATACTATCCCGATTGCGTTTATGGCTAACGCATCAGATACGATTCTGCAAAGCACAGTGTGTGTGATCGTCCCCGGCATACTTGGAAAGATAGACGGAGCGAATACTGTTACTCTACCGGTGTGTCCGGGAAACCGTGATACGTTTGATATTCCTGTCAAACTGGATGGAATCCGGTGTCTGCCCATGTACCGTGCAACTGTGATTGCACCTTCCGGTGCTCCTGCCTCCATCGTAGGTCCATTGCCTGTACTTCCTGCCAATGGTAGTGCATCGGTACAAATTGAATCTGCACCATTATCTGAGCAGCAAACAGATGTGTATGTCCAAATTGTAGTGCGTGACTGGGAATCACTTGCCCCTGGTGATACAACCTGGGTTGAATTGATTGATACTGTAAAGGTGACAATCGTTGGTAAGCATGCAGAAGTTCAGGCGCTTACTGCCGGTGATACGTTGGTTCTGCCAAGGATCTGTGTGCGCGATACAATGGTTGATTCAATGCAAATTCAAAACGTTGGTGGGTGTGATGCCACGATTACAAATGCGCGACTAAGCAATGATGCGGGGGGCGTATTTACACTCAATACGAAAACCGTAATACCGCAAACTATTGCCCGTGGCGCCCGCGGCCAACTCTTTGTGCAGGCAAGTTCTGCAATAGCAGGTACCTTCGTAGGCGAAATCGAGTTCAGTTCACCGGCAAAACCCGTAGTGATAAGAGTCCCCGTTAAAATCGAGGTGGATAAACCGGCGTATTCCGTACAAGGTGATACCTTGTACATGGATACTATTTGTACAAACGCAACCACTGCAAAAAGTTTCGATCTCGCCAATATCACAGGCTGCGACATCCTGATCGATTCGGTTAGAATACTTGGTACCGATCCGGCAGCGATTAGTCCGCAAACATCCTTCCTGGTAGGTCCGAAATCCACGTTGAGCATTTCGGTTGCTGTAACACCGGTTGTGCAAGGGGCTTGGACGTCAACATTCAGGATATTCAGTGCCGAGGGTGGTAATCGTGACATTACGGTCGTTGGATATTCGGCTGACAAAAGCTTGAACGTAACTGACAGTATTTATATGGGACGCCAGCGAGTGTCGCAGAATATGGTGTATGTTCTTGATAGTGTTGTTATCAGCAACAACTCACAAACACCACTCACCATTACAGGTGTGCAGTACGGAGGGCAAAATCCTACCGACGCAACACTCGAGTTGCCCGGAGGCCAGCCGTGGCCGATAACGATTCTGCCTCTGCAAGGTCAAACATGCTTTGTCACCAGCCGAACACAGGGAATAGGTGAGAGACGCACCCTGGCCATACTTCAGACCCGTGAACAATTATGTGCTCCAATTCTGCCGGTTACCATTGTACAATACGGTGTTCAGCCACTACTCGACATTGAGCGACATGACATCCAAAAAGGTAGTGTGTGTTATGGAGGTGTTGCAGATACAACCGTCACGATCAGAAATCTTGGAAACGAAGCACTGAGTATCAACAAAATAACCTGTACTGGGTCAAATGCATTTACGCTACCTGAGCCCCTTCCCATACGCCTGGACAGCGGAGAAGAAAAACAGCTTGCAATTCGGCTAAGTCCAACCCGAATTGGTCCGGATGCCTGTGAATGTACGGTTCAGACAAATGCCGACTGGTTTACTGTTCAGGATACTACACTTCGGATAGGAATTGTTGGAGTAGTGTGCGGGACGCTGTGGGCTGACACTGTTGATGCCATGGTAGGCACAGTATCCGAAATACCAATTTATTTACAACCTGACGAACGAACAACGCTAACCCAGGATTCGTTGTTTGCTGTGCTGGCATCTCAGGGGACACTGACCGAGTTTGAAGTTCGTACCGACAGCAGTATGGCACGATTTACAACAGACATTCAGGGCTTAATTTCCGGAACGGTTCAGCCAGTACCCGGATCAGCGTATGTGAGCGGTGTGCCTGCTGTTACCGGAACCGTTAATGAGCTTGCACGACTCTCAGCCGACATACTTCTGGGTTCCCGGTTGCGGAGTCCGATAATCATTAAACTTAACACCATTGCCGGCGGCTACTTTGATATCCGCACTAAGGACGGACTGCTACGGGCTGACTACTGTGCATTTGACCAGAGGCGGGTTACGCCAGTACAGCAAGGTGTACAGCTATACACATACGGGGCGGACGTTAGCCTGATTGGTTTTGAGTCAGGCACGGTCTTGGTTCAGTGGCATACCCTGCAAGGTGATTTGTTGTCGTCACAGGAAATGAGTGTATCTGCAGGAGAAACAGTATCAGTACCAGTTCCCAACAATTCGCATGGTGTATTGTTTGTAACGGTTACCGGCACAAACGGAGTTGTCCAGCGGAGTGCCGTTGTACACTTGCATTAA